The Daucus carota subsp. sativus chromosome 9, DH1 v3.0, whole genome shotgun sequence genome window below encodes:
- the LOC135149643 gene encoding F-box/kelch-repeat protein At3g23880-like: protein MSATSFHDLPPQTIIEILLRLPVKDLVRSTLVNKTWYSLINHPSFISSQISRSICHSHDNALLIIPPSTSLQKDCSLFSAETSSTLIEKFDIPFETKTRTLKLIAQVHGMLLITDLQTDYASRELYLWNPYVRQHRVLVSSCYKKHLDNLETTCALGMGFDKVMNHYKIVRIIYVEDDRGELLGDVAPKVEIFSLTENVWRKIKNPGVPRLDIEDGVFVDGCYYWFERNYAIVDDTSTCHGHKLRIMSFDFHSELFGEFNLPDDLSQILARNPINKLMRFEDSLALCVVDEPLNKGDSGLPYCIWLMRQENGVVTWTLRFRYVLEECGYPLAITKNGTLVIELFCSKNPGLATIVFCNQSMIHQDHGFGECVGPVEISTSVFNLSTVDTSFRESLILYEGGKSLLKYAKY, encoded by the coding sequence ATGTCTGCAACATCGTTTCATGATCTTCCTCCTCAAACAATCATCGAAATCCTCTTAAGACTGCCTGTGAAAGACCTTGTGAGGTCAACTTTAGTCAACAAAACATGGTACTCTCTTATTAACCACCCCTCGTTcatttcttctcaaatttctcgttCTATTTGTCATTCTCATGACAATGCTTTGCTTATTATCCCTCCTTCCACCTCTCTCCAAAAGGACTGCTCTTTATTCTCTGCGGAAACTTCCAGTACCCTTATCGAAAAATTCGATATTCCTTTTGAGACCAAGACTCGTACTTTGAAATTAATTGCTCAGGTTCATGGAATGCTTTTAATTACTGATTTACAAACTGATTATGCTTCCAGGGAGTTGTATCTTTGGAATCCTTATGTTAGGCAACATAGAGTACTTGTTTCGAGTTGTTATAAGAAGCATCTGGATAACCTGGAAACGACGTGTGCTTTGGGGATGGGTTTTGACAAGGTCATGAATCATTACAAAATTGTAAGGATTATTTATGTTGAGGATGACCGGGGGGAGCTGTTGGGTGATGTAGCTCCTAAGGTTGAAATTTTTAGCCTGACGGAGAACGTATGGAGGAAGATTAAAAACCCTGGAGTTCCACGACTAGATATTGAAGATGGGGTTTTCGTTGATGGTTGTTATTACTGGTTCGAAAGAAACTATGCCATAGTTGATGACACCAGTACTTGTCATGGTCACAAACTGAGGATAATGTCCTTCGATTTTCATTCTGAGCTGTTTGGGGAATTTAACCTCCCCGATGATCTTTCCCAAATTTTGGCAAGAAATCCCATAAATAAGCTTATGCGGTTTGAGGATTCACTTGCTCTTTGTGTTGTAGACGAACCACTAAATAAGGGGGACTCTGGTCTTCCTTATTGTATATGGTTGATGAGACAAGAAAATGGTGTGGTCACCTGGACTCTGCGTTTTAGATATGTACTTGAAGAGTGTGGGTATCCTTTAGCCATTACCAAGAACGGGACCCTAGTAATAGAGTTATTTTGCTCAAAGAACCCCGGTTTGGCAACCATTGTCTTTTGTAACCAGAGCATGATTCATCAAGATCATGGATTTGGTGAATGTGTGGGTCCAGTAGAGATTTCAACATCGGTTTTTAATCTTTCTACTGTCGACACTTCCTTTCGAGAGAGTTTAATCTTGTATGAGGGAGGAAAATCGCTGCTGAAATATGCAAAGTACTAG
- the LOC108201547 gene encoding uncharacterized protein LOC108201547 has protein sequence MSATSFDDLPPETIIKILLRLPVKDLVRSTSANKTWYSLINDPTFISSQISRSICHSHDNALLVIPPSTSLQKDCSLFSAETSSTLIEKFDIPFETKTRIFKLIAQVHGMLLITDLQTDYASRDLYLWNPHVKRHRGELLGDVAPKVEIFSLTENVWRKIKNPGVPRLDIEDGVFVDGCYYWLERNYAVGDDTSTCHGHKLRIMSFDFHSELFGIFNLPDDLSQILARNPINKLMRFEDSLALCVLDEPLNKGDSGLPYCIWLMRQENGVVTWTLRFRYVLEECGYPLAITKNGTLVIELFCSKNPGLASIVFHNQSMIHQDHGFGECMGPVEISTSVFNLSTVDTSFRESLILYEGGKSLLKYAKY, from the exons ATGTCTGCAACATCGTTTGATGATCTTCCTCCTGAAACAATCATCAAAATCCTCTTAAGACTGCCTGTGAAAGACCTTGTGAGGTCAACTTCAGCCAACAAAACATGGTACTCTCTTATTAACGACCCCACGttcatttcttctcaaatctctcgTTCTATTTGTCATTCTCATGACAATGCTTTGCTTGTTATCCCTCCTTCCACCTCTCTCCAAAAGGACTGCTCTTTATTCTCTGCCGAAACTTCCAGTACCCTTATCGAAAAATTCGATATTCCTTTTGAGACCAAGACTcgtattttcaaattaattgcTCAGGTTCATGGAATGCTTTTAATTACTGATTTACAAACTGATTATGCTTCGAGGGATTTGTATCTTTGGAATCCTCATGTTAAGCGACATAGA GGGGAGCTGTTGGGTGATGTAGCTCCTAAGGTTGAAATTTTTAGCCTGACGGAGAACGTATGGAGGAAGATTAAAAACCCTGGAGTTCCACGACTAGATATTGAAGATGGGGTTTTCGTTGATGGTTGTTATTACTGGTTGGAAAGGAACTATGCCGTAGGTGACGACACCAGTACTTGTCATGGTCACAAACTGAGGATAATGTCCTTCGATTTTCATTCTGAGCTGTTTGGGATATTTAACCTCCCCGATGATCTTTCCCAAATTTTGGCAAGAAATCCCATAAATAAGCTTATGCGGTTTGAGGATTCACTTGCTCTTTGTGTTCTAGACGAACCACTAAATAAGGGGGACTCTGGTCTTCCTTATTGTATATGGTTGATGAGACAAGAAAATGGTGTGGTCACCTGGACTCTGCGTTTTAGATATGTACTTGAAGAGTGTGGGTATCCTTTAGCCATTACCAAGAACGGGACCCTAGTAATAGAGTTATTTTGCTCAAAGAACCCCGGTTTGGCAAGCATAGTCTTTCATAACCAGAGCATGATTCATCAAGATCATGGATTTGGTGAATGTATGGGTCCAGTAGAGATTTCAACATCGGTTTTTAATCTTTCTACTGTCGACACTTCCTTTCGAGAGAGTTTAATCTTGTATGAGGGAGGAAAATCGCTGCTGAAATATGCAAAGTACTAG